The nucleotide sequence agaaattattttccaaatgcataaatggaaactatcaatcatatatatatatacactataAAAAGGGAAAGACCCACACAACTGAAGTctgcgctacaactccctagcacaaataTCGAGACGTCATTAACGATCGTCGCCTATAATAAATATCAAATCATGTCTCAtaattcttatcgatagaacacgtaacttacataaaacacatccccaaggacgttctagaatgatttgaaatTTGTTCTAGGCGACGATCGTTAGTGACGCCTCGATATTTGTGCTAAGGAGTTGTAGCACGGATTTCAAGTGAGTGGGTCTTTCCCTTTTTatagtgtgtatatatatatatatatatatgattgatagtttccatttatgcatTTGGAAAAGAATTTCTTACCTACGCCTGGTTTAGACTAaagtttataagaattagcgaaATAATGGAAAATTATGAAGTTATCATAAATCATAcgggatgcacatgtatgctTATAATCCTTGATGCCATGATTAAATAATGTTATAAGAAATGTTGCACTGTTGCAAAATGCCTAAATAATCCTACGGGATGCGTAGGTAAGTTTATTATGTTGATAAGAATTATTAAATTGTTATGGCATGCTTATATTTACGTAGTctgctcatcattgctgcaccccggtgttagtgctcgccCCGGGTTAGAGCCAGttcttcacgtgtatgttcacctccGCACCGCacactcgccttggatccaagtaggtgccagtcctgttgTACAGGTTGTATTAGGCGACTCCGATTCGTAGGTGACCATGATTTATTGCCAGtattcacgtgatcgtagcactagagcatatgtTATGATTACACTCAGTCCTATCATACAGGGTCACATTAGGCgattccgactcgtgtgctagcCTAGATTGATGAACATTAgttctgtttataccatatttagggcctcgtatttagatatcgtacaaatactcgagggacttaaatgtaattatgtaataaaggaatgggcaaatatgtaataagtgaggagtccttattctataaaaaggactcctcaccctcacaatgaggggatgccaattcctaggccctctcatcCTCAGAAACTCTCTCATCCTCAATACTTTcagaaatacataatcagtgtgaacgtagcccaaaccttagggtgaaccacgatacatcttgtgttatttacatttcttgcagattcacgatcggatttacgttgttccaagacctccggttttgtgcatcaacaagtttagtcgtacatgtcacattaggCGACTCTGACTAGTGTGCTAGCATAGTTTGTTGAGCACCTgattttacttatattactattgagattttgtaattttgggatgtcatgccttatttacGTTTTGCAagctacggtaagtattttcatactatacgtagtatgtataatttggaaattatacatgttttacggtgaggggttataacgttttcaaaggtttttattaaaactttatttttaggcccactcacctttgtGTTTTgctcctccaggttttagtagctgagcttGCATATCGATGAAGATTCTTGGGCAAATTTTGGGTAGAcggttaccttcgatggtataattttttatcatattttagtgtactgtacttatgctttgtcatcacgtgtgaatttggttcattcccgctcacagcgtactcttgtatttaggcacttttcggtttaaatttattcacatttctacattttaggtttaaatttattcacagtTCTACATCACTTTACTTTATGACTTCGTCACCCTCCAAGTGTTGGCCAGCACAATtcgattcggagtccaggtagacatttcgggtcggggtgtgttagaATTTGCTATCCAccagatttgaacctaagacatctcacttccaagtaaggatgaatatcattagaccgtagtactgagtgatttaaaacaaaaaaaaaaaaaaaaaaaaagattgagcAGAGCATTTGTGAAAATAGGTGGCTTAATCTCAACAGTAGGATGATATTGGACTGTCAAGATTAAAAAGGCTTGTATGTACAGTCGAGCACAAACCGAGTCTTATTTAATAAGTTGCGGGTTTTACACACGAGGATTGAGCAGAGCATTTCATTAGGGTTTAAGCTAAAATCTCCCTCAGAAATGGCGTCTCTCATGGCGATTCGACGCGCACGAAGCCCTTTGCTGTCTCCTTTCTTAAAGTTACGGCCTCTTCACCCTTCTCATTTCTCCTCCTTTCACGGCAACAACACCACCGCCATCCCAACCCTAACATCAGCGAAAACCCTAAGCACCTCCGCCGTCCCAAATGAGCACCCGAGGCCTCCTCAGCAACAACCCCCGCCGTCCGATCCTAGGTATTTCAATGACCAGGCGAACCTTAACCAGTGGAGCCCAGAAGGTCAGGGATACGGCAACCCGAACCAGTGGAATTCGCAGACCCAGGGGCCTGGGAATCAGTTCAATTATCAGGGTCAGAACCAGAGCTATTCCAATCGGGGATATCCTAATCAGGGTTCGGACTATCCCAATCGCGGATATCCTAACCAGATTAACCAGAATCAGAGCTACCCACAACGCGGAAACTCGAATCAGTGGAGTCCGGCTCAGGGGCAGGGGAAGGGCACTCCTCAGTATCAAAACCCTAACCAGGTGAATCCTCCCCCTCCGAGCCCCAATTTTCAGCAACCCAGAAGCCCAAATCAGTGGAACAATCCCAATCAAGGATACCCACAACCTGGAAACCGTAATCAGTGGAGCCCACCAGCTCAAAACCCTAACCAGTGGAGCCCCCAATCTCAAAACCCTAATCGGTGGAGCCCACAACCTCAAAACCCTGCTCAGGCTGTGAATCAAACCCCGGAAGTTGTGCCCCGTTCGATCGATGATTTGAGGAGGTTGTGCCAAGAGGGAAAGGCTAAAGAAGCCCTTGAATTGATGGATAAGGAAGGGGTCAAGGCTGATGCTGATTGCTTTCGTTCTTTGTTTGAGTTGTGCGGGAGATTGAAGTCGCTCGAGGACGCAAAAAAGGCTCATGATTTCTTTTTGCAGTCTACCTGCAGGGGTAATCGTGAGTTAATCCATAAAATCATTGAAATGTATAGAAAGTGTGCGAGCATGACTGATGCACGGAGAGTGTTCGATCATATGCTTGAGAAGAATATTGATTCTTGGCATTTAATGATTAATGGGTATGCGGATAATGGGTTAGGAGATGATGGATTGCAGATGTTTGAGATGATGAGGGAGAAAGGGTTGCAACCCAATTCCGAAACTTTCCTTGCAGTATTCTCAGCTTGCGCTAGTGCAGATGCGGTGGAAGAAGCATTTATACATTTTGAGTCGATGAAAACTGAGTATGGAATTTCTCCAGGTGTGGAGCATTATATGGGAGTTTTAGATGTGCTTGGAAAATGTGGTCATCTTTACGAAGCAATTGATTATATTGAGAAGCTCCCATTTGAGCCTACAGCGCCAGTTTGGGAGGCATTGAAAAGTTATGCTCGGATTCATGGAGATATTGATCTTGAAGATCATGCTGAGGAGTTAATGGTTGCTCTTGACCCGTCAAAGGCTGTTGTGAATAAGATCCCAACTCCACCACCGAAAAAGCATACTGCTATTAGCATGCTTGATGGGAAGAGCAGAATTAGTGAGTTTAAAAATCCGACACTCTACAAGGATGATGAGAAGTTAAAGGCTCTTGCTGCGATGAAAGGAGGAGGTTATGTGCCAGACACAAGATATGTCCTTCATGACATTGATCAGGAGGCCAAGGAGCAGGCCTTGCTTTATCACAGTGAGCGATTGGCAATCGCGTATGGTCTCATCAGTACTCCGCCAAGGCAAACTCTTAGGATCATCAAGAACCTCCGCGTGTGCGGTGACTGCCATAATGCCATTAAGATCATGTCGAAGATTGTTGGAAGGGAATTGATCGTCAGGGACAACAAACGATTCCATCATTTCAAGGACGGAAAATGCTCGTGTGGGGATTATTGGTGAAGAGCATATGTCACCTCAGAGCTGTCTAAAGAGTTCTTCCCAGTTGCAGTTTGGTTTGTAAAAATTTCGAACAATGCCGAGCTATATACGGGATCCTTTGCAGACCAGTACCCGTGCTTCTAGTTGGTAGGAGATTAACCATCCACTGCTTGTTTCGACATACGTACTGAGCTATATATGCATTGCATTATCTATTTGTCAAAATGCCAAATCACATTTGCTTATCCTTTTTCGGCCTTCTGATTGCTTTCTTCCTATGAGATGCTATTGGGTTAATGATGTTTTGAAGCTATTAGAACATACTTTCAAAATATGTCAGGATGGTTGTTTCTCTAATTTTATGGTGCACAGATGGTGTTTTGGTATTTAGTTAAATTGCATGAATTTTTTTGGTCTAGCGGTACTTTTTCTGCTCAATATTAGAAGACGTCCCGAATTCGAATTTACCGTCCCCATTtataaaacaagaaaagaggGACTATGGCATGATAGATGACCAGTGTCCAATTTAGATGATGTTCGTAAGACTTTATTTTTATGAGATTCTTAGCTCTCTCTAGTTGTATATCCCCTTGTGTCTTGATCATGTGATGAGCGAGATAAACACCAGGCAAATTATACCACCAGTTACAGGGCATATTATCTCGAAGAAAATAAGAGAAGCGTTTGTTGTCTTTGGGAAACAACGTAATCTCACATTATGCTACTACCATTCACCATACAAGGCCAATTACACACTAAAATGCTTCACATGGATTTACATAAACACGCACAAACACAAATGAAAATTAGGTCACTATTGCTCTATGCTGGTCTCATGGAACGAGTCATCATGGTCATGAACTCATCTAGGTCAACCATACCATCCCCATCAGTGTCAACCGCTCTCACCATCCGCCGGCAGTCTTCAAGGTTGCACCTCTCCTCCAACCCCCTCAGCACTTCCATAACTTCTTCTGCACTTATCTTTCCATCGCCGTTCAAATCAAACATCCGAAAAGCATTCTGGATGTCCATCGTTCGAATCCCTCCCTTCTTGTGTACTTCCATGAACTCCTTGAAATTGATAAAGCCATCCTCATCCAGATCAACAAACTTGAAAATCTTCGGCACTTCTCCAATCATGTTTCCCTTTCCCAATGCTCTCAGTATCGCCTTGTACTCCGCCTGAGATATCTTCCCGTCTTTGTTGGAGTCAAACTTTTCAAATACTTTCTTCATCTCATTGGGATTTGGCTCGAAAGTAGGTGCTATGCCGGAGTATTGCCTGTCTCGAAAGGAAAACATCTGAGATGGTTTGCGCAGAAACTTCCTCTTTGATAGGTTGTACTGGAAGTCGAGGAAGTTTGCATTCGCCATATCCGCCACAGCTGATCAAGAAGAACTACGAAAATTGAACTTCGATACAACAGTCCAGGTAGCCGTCAATACGAGATTGCGGAAACCGGGTGTCTCCGATCTTTATATACTGAACACAACAATTTGATTCCTTTACCAATTTGTGGTAACTCAAGAACAAAAGATTCCAAGGTGATAACTGACGGAAAAAGCTAGGAATAGATAAGAAAGAATACATTCTTTAGAAAAGCTACAAGCAACTACAATCTCCTTTCTCCTCCTCAAAACTCTCCTTTTGAAGAGTGGTTTACTTTTTTCCCGGTATACCAAACTAATCGTAAAATATTTCCTGGTATACCAAAAAATCTCGTAAGAAATAACTCCGTTTAGCTCATGGTGGTTTTCCGTTATCCAAATCCTCCATCACTTCAATGTCCTTGCGAGCTGTTATCTTCTGTACATATCCTGCAATGGTGAATGTCTCGGTAAGAAGTCGTAGGGTTGTGATTCAAAGCCACAAGGGTTCCGAAAGAATCAGTAAAGTTACAAAGCACGCATTAAACGCAAAAATGAGGACCCGAAGGAATAAGTAAAGTTTCCTTTCGAGCTTTGAACAATCTTTCAAGCCCTTTAAGCATCCTACCCATAAAGGCTTCCTTCATAAAGTAAATATCAAAGTTAACGTTTACACATCATCAAATATCCCCTCATATATCTTCCCTTTTACATTGCAACAAAGAATGGCGCTCAACTGGTTGCCAAACATTGTCCTTGATTCTAGTTTTAGCACTAAACCACCATCCAATAGAAAAGAAAGTTGGCAAAAAAGAGAGgacgacaacaacaacaaagccttatcccactaagtagtgtcggttatatgaatcctaaaacgtcattgccttcggttttgtgccatgtcttccgttagatccaagtagtcCAAGTCTTTTTTAAGAGTCTCTGTCCAATTCTTCCTAAGTCTTCCTCTACCTCTTTGGTCCTGAGCCTCTGTCTCGTAATCGCATCTTTTAACCGCAGCATTTGTAGGTTTTAGTGCagaaaaagagagaattgaaagaaaaaaaaaattgtacagaCATGCTTATGTTAGTTAATTTAATTCCGTAAATCTTGAGATGATATATTTTGTCCTTCACCTAAGTTGCAAACTTAACTTAAAGAAACATTTGAACGAGAACCTAATTTGAGGACCGGACTCAAAAACTTACACATCAACCAATACTACTCATGATTACTAGAGGAAAATCTCAACCAGCCAACAGGAACTGGTTTCTCGCTTCTAATTGTCTCTATAAATTCTATTGAATATAGTCACAGATGTATAGGTGGTTGAGATTTTCCTTgattttcgtgggattttatcacttATCACTTCTAGagttgtttttcactgtttttaagtgtttttagtgtgttttgaaagaaaaatacgaaaatttgaaaaaaaaaattagaaaaagttttgaaaaacccaaaaagagtcgttttagaGTGTTTGtatcttagggtaccttccaacacaatgatgaggatttgatttttaattgcatgactgttaaagaaagctGCAAACATGGGtgaaagtttgatatgctctttggttaatgcttagttgtagttgtcattaacgaattcgcatgtaatcacaaaggaaaaagatcagtttttgtaacatgcttgaaggaaggaactcaaattagtgctacaaccctgagagacttgagcctattccttgtttggagagttattaatctgtgatgtttttgttttctaaagtcggtgcatgatctcattatttctttgcttggttgctacttagaatgcgttttcatcattttagttccaaatactagaaatgatgcccgtttcattcaaagcttaaaattgagtgcataacatataacaagatgaagttgtttagtagttaccaccagagccaaaaagccttaatcccttgcatatgttttgtaggtttaacccctttgagcctaatttctttgttagccacattattcttacctagcctagaatatgactatccatacccttgttcttgaagtatagtggagcatgacttagagggaattccttttgatcaaacatattgcagaaaacaagtgtgggggaaggttgtttccaacgaaaaaaaaaacgtgaaaaaagaagaaagaaaaaaaaaagaagaagaagaagttgagaaaagaaaggagaagagttctaaataagtgagaatgaactcacaagtatttgttgttgaagaaagggttcaaaagtttgaatctggccctaagtgttttgtgaatctcccttgtgtttaaagttggttgctgcattcaaaagtgaattctaagtgtcaattccattactttgcttactattgctttaagaacctttgtttatccttgaccattctttgttagccaataccttagccccgttacaacccttagacttcaATCTTGATGGTTGTGTGTTCGATAATGTGGAggttgggattggtatgagcatatggaatccctggttctcACGTCTAAGTAGTGatattccgttcatgagatcatatatatacatgcattaataattccagaaagtgccttctttgattataacatatgtgagtgctagtctacatgtttacatcaatcttc is from Malus sylvestris chromosome 5, drMalSylv7.2, whole genome shotgun sequence and encodes:
- the LOC126623218 gene encoding calmodulin-like protein 30 codes for the protein MANANFLDFQYNLSKRKFLRKPSQMFSFRDRQYSGIAPTFEPNPNEMKKVFEKFDSNKDGKISQAEYKAILRALGKGNMIGEVPKIFKFVDLDEDGFINFKEFMEVHKKGGIRTMDIQNAFRMFDLNGDGKISAEEVMEVLRGLEERCNLEDCRRMVRAVDTDGDGMVDLDEFMTMMTRSMRPA
- the LOC126623217 gene encoding pentatricopeptide repeat-containing protein At2g15690, mitochondrial, whose amino-acid sequence is MASLMAIRRARSPLLSPFLKLRPLHPSHFSSFHGNNTTAIPTLTSAKTLSTSAVPNEHPRPPQQQPPPSDPRYFNDQANLNQWSPEGQGYGNPNQWNSQTQGPGNQFNYQGQNQSYSNRGYPNQGSDYPNRGYPNQINQNQSYPQRGNSNQWSPAQGQGKGTPQYQNPNQVNPPPPSPNFQQPRSPNQWNNPNQGYPQPGNRNQWSPPAQNPNQWSPQSQNPNRWSPQPQNPAQAVNQTPEVVPRSIDDLRRLCQEGKAKEALELMDKEGVKADADCFRSLFELCGRLKSLEDAKKAHDFFLQSTCRGNRELIHKIIEMYRKCASMTDARRVFDHMLEKNIDSWHLMINGYADNGLGDDGLQMFEMMREKGLQPNSETFLAVFSACASADAVEEAFIHFESMKTEYGISPGVEHYMGVLDVLGKCGHLYEAIDYIEKLPFEPTAPVWEALKSYARIHGDIDLEDHAEELMVALDPSKAVVNKIPTPPPKKHTAISMLDGKSRISEFKNPTLYKDDEKLKALAAMKGGGYVPDTRYVLHDIDQEAKEQALLYHSERLAIAYGLISTPPRQTLRIIKNLRVCGDCHNAIKIMSKIVGRELIVRDNKRFHHFKDGKCSCGDYW